A single region of the Arthrobacter sp. V1I7 genome encodes:
- a CDS encoding aspartate/glutamate racemase family protein: MVTEPNTSEQATVLLVNPNSNQRTTELMTAIAADILGPEGLEVIGLTAAKGPTMIIDPDSLAESARYVQDAVNGYMRGPDGSSVEAVIIAAIGDPGRASLAESLEVPVIGIGQASIRSACGEGRKFGMATSTPLLADSLTALVEEHGRREWFTGVRLTPSEPLVLAANPDRQFQELAEAVKEASEKDGAEAVIIAGGPLSETARRLALTSTADIIQPVPSACSMVLERLSHQRIADRTPLANIK; encoded by the coding sequence ATGGTCACTGAGCCCAATACAAGTGAGCAGGCAACGGTCCTCCTGGTCAACCCGAACAGCAACCAGCGGACCACCGAGCTAATGACGGCCATTGCCGCCGACATCCTGGGCCCCGAAGGCCTGGAAGTGATAGGCCTGACCGCCGCCAAAGGCCCCACCATGATCATCGACCCGGACTCCCTGGCAGAATCTGCCCGTTACGTGCAGGACGCTGTGAACGGCTACATGCGGGGTCCGGACGGAAGCAGCGTCGAGGCGGTTATTATTGCAGCCATCGGTGATCCAGGTCGGGCCTCCCTTGCAGAAAGCCTTGAAGTACCAGTCATTGGTATCGGCCAGGCTTCCATCCGATCAGCCTGTGGGGAGGGCCGCAAGTTCGGCATGGCAACGAGCACTCCCCTGCTCGCAGATTCCCTGACCGCCCTGGTCGAAGAGCACGGTCGACGCGAATGGTTCACAGGAGTCAGGCTCACGCCGTCTGAACCGCTCGTCCTGGCCGCCAACCCCGACCGCCAGTTTCAGGAACTTGCAGAGGCGGTCAAGGAAGCAAGTGAGAAGGATGGAGCGGAAGCGGTCATCATTGCCGGCGGGCCCTTAAGCGAAACCGCCCGGCGGCTGGCCTTGACCAGCACCGCCGACATCATCCAACCCGTGCCGAGCGCCTGCTCGATGGTCCTCGAAAGGCTTTCTCATCAGCGGATAGCGGATCGCACGCCGCTGGCCAACATAAAGTAA
- a CDS encoding bifunctional diguanylate cyclase/phosphodiesterase — protein sequence MDSGFAQILLEHTPDALLLLAPDGSISFLNAAAEDLFGYTRAQLLGADSSLLLAEASREDFHGVLAGLGGTAARSRQPFAGSGRRSDGTEVPVEITCSVLPTGPNAADAADAAPAAAHGAGVQSAAHADAHSAHVGAHSAPQSGPSVALSVRGAGHRQAASSGNPQSPAAASADTATHRRRTPAGAAAAPAAPAAPAAYADRDDQLRAGVLRDQLTALPNGTLFNERLAAALRRPDPVDVLLLNVDDLKSLNDMLGRSSADELLVEVARRLRNCIRPHDTVARLGGDEFVVLLTECLNADAVARRIAESLLEPMRVAGTLVRPGLSMGLASKTPQTMDGAELLRQADAALTAAKAEGPHNWLRFRPEMLNAAAHRTGGETGLRRAVELGQISVHYQPVVSPGLGAVVQFEALARWERHGTVVPPNEFLPVAEQSGLIREIGDEVLRRACAEIRPWLAGDASYSVAVNVSGLQFQNRDFATDVLAIVASTGVDARQLTLELTESAFFDADSDVLRQLRQLREAGVRIAMDDFGTGYASLGRLKELPLDTVKIDRSFVAMIKTGREQLPFFNTMVSAAHTLGLRVTAEGIETPAQAKYLMDRGCDSLQGYLFAKPAPASDLAGTMESALTAIDKVDAAR from the coding sequence TTGGACTCTGGATTCGCACAAATTCTGCTGGAACACACCCCGGATGCGCTGCTGCTGCTCGCCCCGGACGGATCCATTTCCTTCCTGAACGCGGCCGCGGAGGACCTCTTCGGCTACACCCGCGCCCAGCTGCTCGGCGCCGATTCCAGCCTGCTGCTGGCTGAGGCCTCGCGGGAAGACTTCCATGGTGTGCTCGCCGGCCTTGGCGGCACCGCAGCCCGCTCCCGCCAGCCCTTCGCCGGCTCCGGCCGCCGCTCCGACGGTACCGAGGTCCCCGTCGAGATCACCTGCTCGGTGCTCCCCACCGGGCCCAACGCCGCCGACGCCGCCGATGCCGCTCCGGCCGCCGCACACGGGGCCGGAGTGCAGTCCGCCGCCCACGCCGACGCACACTCCGCCCACGTCGGCGCACACTCCGCACCCCAGTCGGGGCCGTCCGTCGCACTCTCGGTCCGCGGCGCCGGGCACCGGCAGGCTGCCTCGTCCGGCAATCCACAAAGCCCCGCCGCCGCGTCGGCGGACACCGCAACGCACCGCCGTCGCACTCCTGCCGGGGCAGCTGCCGCTCCGGCGGCTCCCGCGGCTCCCGCGGCCTACGCCGACCGCGATGACCAGCTGCGGGCCGGGGTGCTGCGGGACCAGCTGACCGCGCTACCCAACGGGACCCTGTTCAACGAGCGCCTGGCCGCCGCACTGCGCCGCCCGGACCCGGTGGATGTGCTGCTGCTGAACGTCGATGACCTCAAGAGCCTGAACGACATGCTGGGCCGTTCGTCCGCCGACGAGCTGCTCGTGGAGGTGGCCAGACGGCTGCGCAACTGCATCCGGCCGCACGACACCGTGGCCCGGCTGGGCGGCGACGAGTTCGTGGTGCTGCTGACCGAATGCCTCAACGCGGACGCGGTGGCCCGGCGGATCGCGGAGTCGCTGCTCGAGCCGATGCGCGTCGCCGGGACCCTGGTCCGGCCCGGACTGAGCATGGGACTGGCCTCCAAGACTCCGCAGACCATGGACGGGGCGGAACTGCTGCGGCAGGCGGACGCGGCCCTGACCGCGGCGAAGGCCGAGGGGCCGCACAACTGGCTGCGGTTCAGGCCGGAAATGCTGAACGCGGCGGCCCACCGGACCGGCGGCGAAACCGGGCTGCGGCGGGCGGTGGAGCTGGGCCAGATCTCGGTCCACTACCAGCCCGTGGTGTCCCCCGGACTTGGCGCCGTGGTGCAGTTCGAGGCACTCGCGCGCTGGGAACGCCATGGGACGGTGGTTCCGCCCAACGAGTTCCTGCCGGTGGCAGAGCAGAGCGGGCTGATCCGGGAGATCGGCGACGAGGTCCTGCGCCGTGCCTGCGCCGAGATCCGTCCCTGGCTCGCCGGGGACGCCAGCTACAGCGTCGCCGTGAACGTCTCCGGCCTGCAGTTCCAGAACCGCGATTTCGCCACGGATGTGCTTGCCATTGTGGCGTCCACCGGCGTGGACGCGCGCCAGCTCACGCTCGAACTGACCGAAAGTGCATTCTTCGACGCCGATTCGGACGTGCTGCGGCAGCTCCGCCAACTGCGCGAGGCCGGCGTCCGGATAGCGATGGACGACTTCGGCACCGGCTATGCCTCGCTGGGCCGGCTCAAGGAGCTGCCGCTGGACACGGTCAAGATCGACCGGTCCTTCGTCGCGATGATCAAGACCGGCCGGGAGCAGCTGCCGTTCTTCAACACCATGGTCAGCGCCGCACATACCCTGGGCCTGAGGGTCACGGCCGAGGGCATCGAGACCCCGGCGCAGGCCAAGTACCTGATGGACCGCGGCTGCGACTCCCTGCAGGGCTACCTGTTCGCCAAGCCGGCCCCGGCCAGCGACCTGGCCGGGACCATGGAAAGCGCGCTAACGGCTATCGACAAGGTCGACGCCGCCCGCTGA
- a CDS encoding SDR family NAD(P)-dependent oxidoreductase, which translates to MTARTIVITGASDGIGASAARILSQQGERVVVVGRSAGKTERMAKEIGADYFVADFAELAQVRELALQLKEKYPRIDVLANNAGGIMGPRQLSVDGHEKTFQINHLAPFLLTTELMDVLTASNATVINTSSAANGFGKLDLNDLDSAQNYSTNRAYGTGKLANILFTTELNHRYGAEGITTAAFHPGVVATNFAAESTSPMRHAYKTFLNRFLLSPEQGADTLVWLATATPGQDWISGAYYAKRALAKANKQAYDAGLARELWERSEAMVAQDLDKLRSRGKQTPQDSNAGIAFL; encoded by the coding sequence ATGACCGCACGGACCATCGTCATCACCGGAGCCAGCGACGGCATCGGCGCGTCCGCCGCCCGGATCTTGAGCCAGCAGGGGGAGCGGGTGGTCGTCGTCGGGCGGTCCGCCGGGAAGACCGAACGGATGGCGAAGGAAATCGGTGCCGACTACTTCGTCGCCGATTTCGCGGAGCTGGCGCAGGTGCGCGAGCTCGCTCTGCAGCTGAAAGAGAAGTACCCGCGGATCGACGTCCTGGCCAACAACGCCGGCGGGATCATGGGCCCCCGGCAGCTCAGCGTGGACGGCCACGAGAAGACCTTCCAGATCAACCACCTGGCGCCGTTCCTGCTCACCACCGAGCTGATGGATGTGCTCACCGCCAGCAACGCCACCGTCATCAACACCTCCAGCGCCGCCAACGGCTTCGGCAAGCTGGACCTCAACGACCTGGACTCCGCGCAGAACTACTCCACCAACCGCGCGTACGGCACCGGCAAACTCGCGAACATCCTGTTCACCACCGAACTGAACCACCGCTACGGCGCCGAGGGAATCACGACGGCGGCCTTCCACCCCGGCGTGGTCGCCACCAACTTCGCGGCGGAGTCCACGAGCCCGATGCGGCACGCGTACAAGACCTTCCTCAACCGCTTCCTGCTGAGCCCCGAACAGGGCGCGGACACACTCGTGTGGCTCGCTACTGCGACCCCTGGGCAGGACTGGATCTCCGGCGCCTACTACGCCAAGCGTGCCCTCGCGAAGGCCAACAAGCAGGCGTACGACGCCGGGCTGGCCCGGGAGCTGTGGGAGCGCAGCGAGGCGATGGTGGCGCAGGATCTCGATAAGCTCCGCTCGCGGGGCAAGCAAACGCCGCAGGACTCGAATGCTGGGATAGCATTCCTTTAG
- a CDS encoding MFS transporter, translated as MEEKIAEAGSTKTSLAQQIEGAYQRIGVTGAHRQIVLMILLGVFFDALEQNAVGITGPVLRESWGLGATDIGLLNTMTFTATALGRLATGLIIDKYGRRNMLVINLIIFAGGSLLCAIAPNYPVLAAGRFVVGFGLGGEIAVAVIMMAEFFAAKHRGTAVGLINVTAAGLGNMLAPAFGILVFTLFDGPDKWRWVFGLLFIPALLVMFFRRYVPETPRFLASKGRLDEANMVITRLARGKLSGRIDDPEVYITAVPGPATTESKGHWKDALRGRLLKRTVLLCVAVCMSYAAQISMLTLMPTILVSRGYAVNTSLWFTLIMQSGSLIGAATAAFLASRLPRKKVLTGAAILGCAAGLSMAFLANDIVLVVLFGVLFNFSVIILNTTIWLFAPELYPTRTRGFGTSIILAAGSLAGGLFPLISGVIFDAAGLMGMFTTLAGLFIVLGIVVQFPPETFGQPLEEDASEDEGAIYGH; from the coding sequence GTGGAAGAAAAAATTGCGGAGGCGGGGAGCACGAAGACGTCCCTCGCACAACAAATTGAAGGCGCCTACCAGCGCATTGGCGTCACCGGGGCCCACCGGCAGATTGTCCTGATGATCTTGCTTGGGGTCTTCTTCGACGCTCTCGAACAGAACGCAGTCGGCATCACCGGGCCGGTCCTGCGGGAATCCTGGGGTCTGGGCGCGACCGACATCGGGCTCCTGAACACGATGACCTTCACCGCCACCGCCCTGGGGCGGCTGGCGACCGGGCTGATCATCGACAAATACGGCCGACGGAACATGCTGGTAATCAACCTGATCATCTTCGCCGGCGGCTCGCTGCTGTGCGCCATAGCGCCCAACTACCCGGTCCTGGCCGCCGGACGCTTTGTCGTCGGATTCGGCCTGGGTGGGGAAATCGCCGTCGCGGTCATCATGATGGCCGAGTTCTTCGCAGCCAAGCACCGGGGCACCGCCGTCGGCCTGATCAACGTCACCGCCGCCGGGCTTGGCAACATGCTCGCACCGGCCTTCGGAATCCTCGTCTTCACCCTCTTCGACGGCCCGGACAAGTGGCGCTGGGTCTTCGGCCTGCTGTTCATTCCGGCACTGCTGGTCATGTTCTTCCGCCGATACGTGCCGGAAACACCCCGCTTCCTGGCCTCGAAGGGACGGCTCGATGAAGCCAACATGGTCATCACCCGGCTCGCCAGGGGAAAGCTCTCTGGCCGAATCGATGACCCCGAGGTCTACATCACCGCCGTGCCCGGTCCAGCCACCACGGAATCCAAGGGGCACTGGAAGGACGCGCTGCGTGGCCGGCTCCTGAAGCGGACCGTCCTGCTCTGCGTCGCCGTGTGCATGTCCTACGCTGCCCAGATCTCAATGCTGACCCTGATGCCGACAATCCTGGTCTCCCGCGGCTACGCGGTAAACACCAGCCTCTGGTTCACCCTCATCATGCAGTCAGGATCGCTCATCGGCGCCGCAACCGCCGCGTTCCTGGCCAGCAGGCTGCCCCGCAAGAAGGTCCTCACGGGCGCCGCGATCCTGGGCTGCGCCGCCGGGCTATCGATGGCCTTCCTCGCGAACGACATAGTCCTCGTCGTGCTCTTCGGGGTGCTCTTCAACTTTTCCGTCATCATCCTCAACACCACCATCTGGCTTTTCGCCCCCGAACTGTACCCCACCCGCACCCGCGGCTTCGGCACATCCATCATCCTCGCGGCCGGATCCCTGGCAGGTGGCCTGTTCCCGCTCATCTCCGGCGTCATCTTCGACGCCGCCGGGCTCATGGGCATGTTCACGACCCTGGCCGGGCTCTTCATCGTCCTTGGCATCGTCGTGCAATTCCCCCCGGAAACATTCGGACAGCCCCTCGAAGAAGACGCCAGCGAGGACGAAGGAGCCATCTATGGTCACTGA
- a CDS encoding excalibur calcium-binding domain-containing protein: MLVKKVFVATVAATALLLTVSVMPANAAPSPRSYKNCTELNKVYPHGVGKSGARDKTSGKRVTTFRVNSTVYSYNDGGAKRHNREYDLDRDNDGIACEKR, from the coding sequence ATGCTGGTAAAGAAGGTTTTCGTCGCGACTGTGGCGGCGACGGCGCTGCTCTTGACCGTTTCGGTGATGCCGGCAAATGCTGCACCGTCGCCGAGGTCGTACAAGAATTGCACCGAACTCAATAAGGTTTATCCGCACGGAGTCGGCAAGAGCGGTGCACGGGATAAAACGTCCGGAAAGCGGGTCACGACCTTCCGGGTGAATAGCACTGTGTATAGCTACAACGACGGGGGCGCTAAACGTCACAACAGGGAGTACGACCTGGACCGTGACAACGACGGAATCGCCTGCGAAAAACGCTGA
- a CDS encoding EAL domain-containing protein produces MTSAQRQTAHDATAFARDAGGASPATGPAPSSQAVLESCPDALVVVAEDGTISMVNAATERMFGYTREELVGQDHRMLLAEGFRSGFQRLYFALRQDADGAALPPVEAYGLRRDGSEFQGEITCSLVSPAARPGPEAGPKTGPDSAAHDGAHGRTNAYPGTAPKPPAQPDAGACMAVLIRGTSHRLEADTELRAAMSLLTATLESTADGILVVGGEGQIAGVNNQFTSMWGIPRELLASRDDEAVMAFVQDQLADPAQFVEKITALYADPAQESRDVLVFRDGRTFERYSRPQLVADEVVGRVWSFRDVTPAKTAQDQINQAMADLAEQAAQLKDLAFKDPLTRLSNRQLFNDRLADALQGPYGTAVDVLLLDLDDFKEVNDIHGHHAGDQMLIELGRRLCACVRPNDVVARLGGDEFVVLLVGSLDPEATAERIVESLRVPLWIDGTMLRPCLSLGLASIGEDAVDASELLRRADVAMYAAKTAGKNRYLRFRPEMMAALVERTELEAGLRLAVDSGQIAVHYQPIVSARHGAVVTVEALARWERDGEPVPPQQFIPVAERSGLIMEIGTEVLFTGCTEMKSWLAEDASRSLAVNVSGVQLQHGDFAELVLAVTESSGVDPRQLVLEVTESVFFGDDCHVIQQLAALRKAGARVALDDFGTGYSSLGRLQELPVDTLKIDRSFVSMIRTGAEKLPILTSMISMAHGLGLTVTAEGVETEHQAEYLLRLECDSLQGLLFSSPEPRPLLEPAISRSVEAFASLRGDRVSGNR; encoded by the coding sequence GTGACCTCGGCACAGCGCCAGACGGCGCACGATGCCACGGCGTTCGCGCGCGACGCCGGAGGTGCCAGTCCGGCGACCGGGCCCGCGCCGTCCTCCCAGGCCGTGCTCGAGTCCTGCCCGGACGCGCTCGTGGTGGTCGCCGAAGACGGCACCATCAGCATGGTCAACGCCGCCACGGAGCGCATGTTCGGCTACACGCGCGAGGAACTCGTCGGCCAGGACCACCGCATGCTGCTGGCGGAAGGCTTCCGCAGCGGTTTCCAGCGGTTGTACTTCGCCCTCCGCCAGGACGCCGACGGCGCCGCCCTCCCGCCGGTCGAAGCCTACGGTCTGCGTCGGGACGGCTCAGAGTTCCAGGGTGAAATCACCTGCTCGCTCGTGTCCCCCGCCGCACGCCCCGGCCCCGAGGCCGGCCCCAAGACGGGCCCCGACAGCGCCGCCCATGACGGCGCCCACGGCCGCACGAACGCATACCCCGGCACCGCCCCGAAACCACCCGCCCAGCCCGATGCCGGCGCCTGCATGGCCGTTCTGATCCGGGGTACCTCGCACCGGCTGGAAGCGGACACGGAGTTGCGCGCCGCGATGTCGCTGCTGACGGCCACGCTCGAATCCACCGCGGACGGCATCCTGGTGGTCGGCGGCGAAGGGCAGATCGCGGGCGTCAACAACCAGTTCACCTCCATGTGGGGTATTCCCCGGGAGCTGCTGGCCAGCCGGGACGACGAAGCCGTGATGGCCTTCGTCCAGGATCAGCTGGCGGATCCCGCCCAGTTCGTCGAAAAGATCACGGCGCTCTACGCCGACCCCGCGCAGGAAAGCCGAGACGTCCTGGTCTTCCGTGACGGCAGGACCTTTGAACGCTACTCCCGCCCGCAACTCGTCGCCGACGAGGTGGTGGGGCGGGTCTGGAGTTTCCGGGACGTCACCCCGGCCAAGACCGCCCAGGACCAGATCAACCAGGCCATGGCGGACCTCGCCGAGCAGGCAGCGCAGCTCAAGGACCTCGCCTTCAAGGACCCGCTGACCAGGCTCTCCAACCGGCAGCTTTTCAACGACCGCCTCGCCGACGCGCTGCAGGGGCCGTACGGCACCGCCGTCGACGTCCTATTGCTGGACCTGGACGATTTCAAGGAAGTCAACGACATCCATGGCCACCACGCCGGTGACCAGATGTTGATCGAGCTGGGCCGGCGGCTGTGCGCCTGCGTCCGCCCGAACGACGTCGTAGCACGGCTGGGCGGCGACGAATTCGTCGTCCTGCTGGTCGGCTCACTCGATCCCGAGGCCACCGCCGAGCGGATCGTCGAATCCCTGAGAGTGCCACTGTGGATCGACGGGACCATGCTGCGGCCCTGCCTCAGCCTGGGACTGGCCTCCATAGGCGAGGACGCCGTGGACGCCTCCGAGCTGCTGCGCCGGGCCGACGTCGCCATGTACGCGGCGAAGACCGCCGGAAAGAACCGGTACCTGCGGTTCCGGCCGGAGATGATGGCGGCCCTCGTGGAGCGCACCGAGCTGGAGGCCGGGCTGCGGCTGGCCGTCGATAGCGGCCAGATCGCCGTGCACTACCAGCCGATCGTCTCCGCCCGGCACGGCGCCGTCGTCACGGTCGAGGCGCTGGCCCGCTGGGAACGGGACGGCGAACCCGTGCCGCCGCAGCAGTTCATCCCCGTGGCGGAGCGCAGCGGCCTGATCATGGAGATCGGCACCGAGGTATTGTTCACAGGCTGCACGGAAATGAAGTCCTGGCTCGCGGAGGATGCCTCCCGGTCGCTGGCCGTCAACGTATCCGGGGTGCAGTTGCAGCACGGCGACTTCGCCGAGCTGGTGCTGGCCGTCACGGAGTCAAGCGGCGTGGACCCCCGTCAGCTGGTCCTGGAGGTCACCGAAAGTGTGTTCTTCGGCGACGACTGCCACGTGATCCAGCAACTGGCAGCCCTGCGGAAGGCCGGCGCGCGGGTAGCCCTGGACGACTTCGGCACCGGCTATTCCTCGCTGGGCCGGCTCCAGGAGCTCCCGGTGGACACCCTGAAGATCGACCGGTCCTTTGTCTCAATGATCCGCACCGGTGCAGAGAAGCTACCGATCCTCACGTCGATGATCAGCATGGCCCACGGTCTGGGCCTGACGGTCACGGCGGAAGGCGTGGAGACCGAGCATCAGGCCGAATATCTTCTGCGGCTGGAGTGCGATTCACTGCAGGGGTTGCTCTTTTCCTCCCCCGAACCGAGGCCCCTGCTGGAGCCCGCCATCAGCCGGTCGGTCGAGGCCTTCGCCTCCCTGCGCGGGGACCGGGTGTCCGGAAACCGGTAA
- a CDS encoding bifunctional diguanylate cyclase/phosphodiesterase, producing MGAGIAVGTGFEETLLEQGPDAFLLLAADGTIAYVNAAAERLFGYPREQLLGYQHTILLSEDERGGFLRVFGRLGRGSLAGQRPFAAAGRRRDGTEIALEIACSLVTFDAGTAMAVAVRDASYRIDADSGRRLAVSLLDATLETTADAIVVVSCEGQITGINDQYLKMWGMPAELVAAEDPMALIRFIAAQLVHPEYFLDKVTTLYADRSLQSHDVLEFKDGRTVELYSRPQKVADTIIGRIWNFRDITSRQRAQDQARHAMEELAEQADKLKELAFQDPLTGLANRMLFNERAAAALLTPEPVHVLLLDLDDFKEINDVLGHHAGDEMLVEISRRLQSCVGPHGTVARLGGDEFVVLLVGCRDSDAVAQRVVTALNAPVSIEGTLIRPGLSLGVASRNDGSTTSSELLRQADLAMYAAKEAGKNRYVHFQPAMLAALLERTQLTAGLRRAVELGQITVHYQPVISADRLDVVQFEALARWDWRGELMSPDDFIQTAERSGLIRDIGAEVLRRSCSELQPWLAADSFRSLAVNVSGVQLQHRDFAERVLDIAAWSRVDPHQLVLEVTESVFFDADTHVISQLSSLRAAGIRVALDDFGTGYSSLGRLQDLPVDVVKIDKSFVSMLQTGVEKLPILTSMIHMARSLGLKVTAEGIETAAQARYLMEHGCDALQGYLFSRPVPESERQNAVRKSAAAIAALEGVPLPG from the coding sequence ATGGGGGCCGGAATCGCCGTGGGAACCGGGTTCGAAGAGACCCTGCTTGAGCAGGGTCCGGATGCCTTCTTGCTGCTCGCCGCAGACGGCACCATAGCCTATGTCAACGCTGCCGCGGAGCGGCTCTTCGGCTACCCCCGCGAGCAACTGCTGGGGTACCAACACACCATCCTGCTCTCGGAGGACGAGCGTGGCGGATTCCTGCGCGTCTTTGGCCGCTTGGGCCGCGGAAGCCTGGCCGGCCAGCGTCCCTTCGCGGCCGCGGGCCGCCGCCGGGACGGCACCGAAATCGCCTTGGAAATCGCCTGCTCGCTCGTGACGTTCGACGCCGGCACGGCCATGGCGGTCGCCGTCCGGGATGCCAGCTACCGAATCGACGCCGATTCCGGGCGGCGCCTGGCCGTCTCGCTCCTGGATGCCACGCTGGAAACCACCGCCGACGCGATCGTGGTGGTCTCCTGCGAAGGGCAGATCACCGGAATCAATGACCAGTACCTGAAGATGTGGGGCATGCCGGCGGAGCTGGTGGCGGCCGAGGACCCGATGGCCCTGATCAGGTTCATCGCCGCGCAGCTGGTCCACCCGGAGTACTTCCTGGACAAGGTCACGACACTGTACGCGGACCGGTCGCTGCAGAGCCATGACGTGCTGGAATTCAAGGACGGCCGCACCGTGGAGCTCTACTCGCGCCCGCAGAAGGTCGCAGACACAATCATCGGCCGGATCTGGAACTTCCGGGACATCACTTCCCGGCAGCGCGCCCAGGACCAGGCCCGCCACGCCATGGAAGAACTCGCCGAGCAGGCGGACAAGCTCAAGGAACTCGCCTTCCAGGATCCGCTGACCGGCCTTGCCAATCGGATGCTGTTCAACGAGCGGGCCGCCGCCGCGCTGCTCACGCCCGAGCCGGTGCACGTACTACTGCTGGACCTGGACGACTTCAAAGAAATCAATGATGTGCTGGGCCACCATGCCGGTGACGAGATGCTGGTGGAGATCTCCCGTCGCTTGCAGAGCTGCGTGGGCCCGCACGGCACCGTCGCGCGGCTCGGCGGCGACGAGTTCGTGGTCCTGCTGGTTGGCTGCCGGGACTCCGACGCCGTCGCGCAGCGCGTTGTGACCGCCCTGAACGCCCCGGTTTCGATCGAGGGCACGCTGATCCGGCCGGGCCTGAGCCTGGGCGTGGCTTCCCGGAACGACGGCTCAACGACGTCCTCGGAACTGCTCCGGCAGGCGGACCTGGCGATGTACGCCGCCAAGGAGGCCGGGAAGAACCGCTACGTGCACTTCCAGCCCGCGATGCTCGCGGCGCTGCTGGAACGCACCCAGCTCACGGCCGGGCTGCGGCGCGCCGTGGAGCTGGGCCAGATCACCGTGCACTACCAGCCCGTGATCTCCGCGGACCGGCTCGACGTCGTCCAGTTCGAAGCCCTGGCCCGCTGGGACTGGCGCGGAGAGCTGATGTCCCCGGATGACTTCATTCAGACCGCAGAGCGCAGCGGCCTGATCCGGGACATCGGCGCCGAGGTGCTGCGACGCAGCTGCTCCGAGCTGCAGCCATGGCTGGCGGCGGATTCTTTCCGGAGCCTCGCCGTGAACGTCTCCGGCGTGCAGTTGCAGCACCGCGACTTCGCCGAGCGCGTCCTGGACATCGCGGCCTGGAGCCGCGTCGATCCGCACCAACTGGTGCTGGAAGTGACAGAGAGCGTGTTTTTCGACGCCGACACGCACGTTATCTCCCAGCTCTCCAGCCTGCGCGCGGCCGGGATCCGGGTGGCGCTGGACGACTTCGGGACGGGGTACTCGTCGCTGGGCCGGCTGCAGGATCTGCCGGTGGACGTCGTCAAGATCGACAAGTCCTTTGTGTCCATGCTGCAGACCGGTGTGGAGAAGCTCCCGATCCTGACCTCGATGATCCACATGGCCCGCAGCCTGGGGCTGAAGGTCACGGCCGAAGGCATCGAGACAGCGGCCCAGGCGCGGTACCTGATGGAGCATGGATGCGATGCGCTGCAGGGCTACCTGTTCTCCCGCCCGGTGCCCGAATCCGAGCGGCAAAATGCGGTGCGGAAGTCGGCTGCAGCCATCGCCGCGCTGGAGGGCGTCCCGCTCCCGGGATAG